One genomic segment of Pelagerythrobacter marensis includes these proteins:
- a CDS encoding ATP synthase F1 subunit epsilon, with amino-acid sequence MALHFELVTPAKLVRSEDVHMVVVPGAEGEFGVLEGHAPFMSTIRDGAVQVYRTEGAAPEEIEVRGGFAEVSEAGLTVLAEHVEG; translated from the coding sequence ATGGCACTGCATTTCGAACTCGTGACCCCGGCCAAGCTCGTCCGTAGCGAGGATGTCCACATGGTGGTCGTCCCCGGTGCGGAGGGTGAATTCGGGGTGCTGGAAGGCCACGCGCCTTTCATGTCCACGATCCGCGACGGCGCGGTCCAGGTCTACCGGACCGAAGGCGCCGCGCCGGAGGAGATTGAGGTGCGTGGCGGTTTCGCCGAAGTCAGCGAGGCCGGGCTGACCGTCCTCGCCGAGCATGTCGAAGGCTGA
- a CDS encoding DUF2794 domain-containing protein, giving the protein MAAPGAGHGPAANIVAFPGRQPGQVAFARDELQRILDLYGRMVAAGEWRDYAMDFARDAATFAAFRRAAERPQARIEKRPALRNRQGMWTLFGEHGQVLKRGHELPGVLAPMERKLLKSVSD; this is encoded by the coding sequence ATGGCGGCGCCCGGGGCGGGGCATGGGCCCGCTGCCAATATCGTCGCCTTTCCCGGCAGGCAGCCGGGCCAGGTCGCCTTCGCGCGCGATGAACTGCAACGTATCCTCGATCTCTATGGCCGCATGGTCGCGGCGGGCGAATGGCGCGACTATGCGATGGATTTCGCGCGCGATGCCGCCACGTTCGCCGCATTCCGCCGCGCGGCAGAACGCCCGCAGGCCCGGATCGAGAAACGCCCCGCGCTGCGCAACCGGCAGGGCATGTGGACCCTGTTCGGCGAACACGGCCAGGTTCTCAAACGCGGGCACGAACTTCCCGGCGTCCTCGCGCCGATGGAGCGCAAGCTGCTGAAATCCGTTTCGGATTGA
- a CDS encoding ATPase — MSQIALPLVVRRRGEPARIVLGNANSHVADALQSPGRWPYRTAVLLGGPRSGRSLFARWFAASRQGEAIDDADTLDETELFHRWNRAQERALPLLLTAAAPTWDIALPDLRSRIGAALHLEIGVPDDAMVADLIEAHAAQRGLALGEGALTYLVPRAERGFAGIERLVAEIDRLSLERKAPATMSIWRAALEAIAGPEQRKLDFDPEN, encoded by the coding sequence ATGTCGCAGATCGCCCTGCCGCTGGTGGTGCGCAGGCGCGGCGAGCCCGCGCGGATCGTGCTCGGCAATGCCAACAGCCATGTAGCCGACGCGCTGCAAAGCCCGGGGCGCTGGCCCTATCGCACGGCGGTATTGCTCGGCGGGCCTCGCTCGGGCCGGTCGCTGTTCGCGCGGTGGTTCGCCGCGAGCCGCCAGGGCGAGGCGATCGACGATGCCGACACGCTGGATGAAACCGAACTGTTCCACCGCTGGAACCGGGCGCAGGAACGCGCCCTGCCGCTGTTGCTGACGGCCGCCGCGCCGACGTGGGACATCGCCTTGCCCGACCTGCGCAGCCGGATCGGCGCCGCGCTCCACCTCGAAATCGGGGTGCCCGACGATGCAATGGTGGCGGACCTGATCGAAGCCCATGCGGCGCAGCGCGGCCTTGCACTGGGCGAAGGTGCGCTTACCTACCTCGTACCCCGTGCCGAACGCGGCTTCGCGGGGATCGAGCGGCTGGTTGCGGAAATCGACCGGCTGAGCCTGGAGCGCAAGGCGCCGGCGACGATGTCGATCTGGCGCGCCGCGTTGGAGGCGATAGCGGGGCCCGAGCAGCGAAAGCTCGACTTTGACCCCGAGAACTAG
- a CDS encoding F0F1 ATP synthase subunit delta — MEISAGIQASLSGRYASALFDLAAEKGTVTAVESDLENLSAALAESAEMRAATTNPELSRKAQGAAMAGVAKLLSLSDLTGNFLGVLAANRRLGELPAIVRAFRAIAAAQRGEVTAEVATAHALTDAQLGTLRDKLTAREGRTVKLDAKVDPDLLGGLVVTIGSKRIDGSIRTRLNSLAHAMKG, encoded by the coding sequence GTGGAGATTTCCGCCGGTATTCAGGCTAGCCTGTCAGGGCGCTATGCCTCGGCCCTGTTCGATCTGGCCGCCGAGAAGGGCACGGTCACTGCTGTCGAATCGGACCTTGAGAATCTGTCCGCCGCTCTCGCCGAATCGGCAGAGATGCGCGCCGCGACGACCAACCCCGAACTGAGCCGGAAGGCGCAGGGCGCGGCGATGGCAGGCGTGGCGAAGCTGCTCAGTCTGTCCGACCTGACCGGCAATTTCCTGGGCGTTCTTGCCGCCAATCGCCGGCTGGGCGAACTGCCCGCGATCGTTCGCGCCTTTCGCGCAATCGCCGCCGCCCAGCGCGGTGAAGTTACGGCCGAGGTCGCAACCGCTCACGCGCTCACCGACGCGCAGCTGGGCACGCTCAGGGACAAGCTGACCGCGCGCGAAGGGCGCACGGTCAAGCTCGACGCGAAGGTCGATCCCGACCTTCTGGGCGGGCTCGTCGTCACTATTGGTTCGAAGCGCATCGACGGTTCGATCCGCACCCGCCTCAATTCTCTCGCCCACGCCATGAAGGGCTGA
- a CDS encoding F0F1 ATP synthase subunit gamma, which produces MASLKELKGRINSVKSTQKITKAKQMVAAAKLRKAQAAAEAARPYAERLSAVMASLAGKVSGDSAPKLLAGTGSSQRHLLVVVNTDKGLCGGLNANIVKAAKAKARALIAEGKDVEFYLVGKKGRAPIKRDFAEQIGPQFDTSTVRTPGFEEAEAIADELIALFESGKFDIAHLIYPTFQSALVQNPTIQQLIPVPAPEGKVEGSTGGDAVVEYEPDEEAILEELLPRYVKTQVFGALLEIAASEQGASMTAMDNATRNAGDLINKLTIQYNRSRQAAITTELIEIIAGAEAL; this is translated from the coding sequence ATGGCCTCGCTGAAAGAACTCAAGGGCCGGATCAACTCGGTCAAGTCGACCCAGAAGATCACCAAGGCCAAGCAGATGGTCGCGGCGGCGAAGCTGCGCAAGGCGCAGGCCGCGGCCGAAGCCGCGCGCCCGTACGCCGAACGCCTGTCTGCCGTCATGGCCTCGCTCGCGGGCAAGGTCAGCGGCGATAGCGCCCCGAAACTGCTTGCCGGCACCGGTTCCAGCCAGCGCCATCTGCTGGTCGTGGTCAACACCGACAAGGGCCTGTGCGGCGGCCTCAACGCCAATATCGTCAAGGCCGCCAAGGCAAAGGCGCGCGCGCTGATAGCCGAAGGCAAGGATGTCGAATTCTACCTGGTCGGCAAGAAAGGCCGCGCGCCGATCAAGCGCGATTTTGCCGAACAGATCGGCCCGCAGTTCGATACCAGCACCGTGCGCACCCCCGGTTTCGAAGAAGCCGAAGCCATCGCGGACGAGCTGATCGCGCTGTTCGAAAGCGGCAAGTTCGATATCGCGCATCTCATCTACCCGACGTTCCAGTCGGCGCTGGTGCAGAACCCCACGATCCAGCAGCTGATCCCCGTCCCTGCCCCCGAAGGCAAAGTGGAAGGCAGCACCGGCGGCGATGCGGTGGTCGAATACGAGCCCGACGAAGAAGCGATCTTGGAAGAGCTTCTGCCGCGTTACGTCAAAACGCAGGTGTTCGGCGCGCTGCTGGAAATCGCCGCTTCCGAACAGGGTGCGTCGATGACCGCGATGGACAACGCCACCCGCAACGCGGGCGACCTGATCAACAAGCTGACCATCCAGTACAACCGTAGCCGTCAGGCCGCGATCACCACCGAACTCATCGAAATCATCGCCGGCGCAGAAGCGCTCTGA
- the glmU gene encoding bifunctional UDP-N-acetylglucosamine diphosphorylase/glucosamine-1-phosphate N-acetyltransferase GlmU gives MREFATVILAAGKGTRMKSGLHKVLHPIAGRPMIDHLMASAAQLGPARTVVVVGSGRDQLESALADRAETCLQEPQLGTGHAVQQAQDGLNGFDGDVLILYGDVPFVRAETMRAMLDRLHADDAPAVVVLGFEPADTLQYGRVIADADGRIEKMVEHKDATEAERACRLCNSGLMAARAADMFDLLARVGNDNSQGEYYLVDVVNVAREDGRHSAVVVTDQPDEVTGINSRAELARAEAQWQGVKREEAMAAGASLRAPETVFFSYDTQIGRDVTIEPNVVFGPGVSVADGATIRAFSHIEGASIGPGCEVGPYARLRPGAVMEKGSKVGNFVEMKKAVLGEGAKANHLTYLGDAEVGAGANIGAGTITCNYDGYFKHKTVIGPRAFIGSNSALIAPVRIGADAIVAAGSAVSRDVDDGELRMVRAEQLVKPGWADRFHDTMKKKKAGEDK, from the coding sequence ATGAGAGAATTTGCAACGGTCATCCTTGCCGCGGGCAAGGGCACGCGCATGAAATCGGGCCTGCACAAGGTCCTCCACCCCATCGCCGGGCGGCCGATGATCGATCATCTGATGGCCTCCGCCGCGCAGCTTGGCCCGGCGCGAACGGTCGTGGTCGTCGGCAGCGGGCGCGATCAACTGGAAAGCGCGCTGGCGGATCGGGCGGAAACCTGCCTGCAGGAACCGCAGCTGGGCACCGGCCATGCGGTACAGCAGGCGCAGGACGGCCTGAACGGGTTCGATGGCGATGTCCTGATCCTCTATGGCGATGTGCCCTTCGTACGCGCCGAAACGATGCGCGCGATGCTCGACAGGCTCCACGCCGACGACGCGCCCGCCGTCGTCGTTTTGGGCTTCGAGCCGGCGGATACGCTGCAATATGGCCGCGTGATCGCCGATGCCGATGGCCGGATCGAAAAGATGGTCGAACACAAGGACGCGACCGAGGCGGAGCGTGCCTGCCGCCTGTGCAATTCGGGCCTGATGGCCGCGCGCGCCGCCGACATGTTCGATCTGCTTGCGCGGGTCGGGAACGACAACAGCCAGGGCGAATACTATCTGGTCGACGTGGTCAACGTCGCGCGGGAGGACGGGCGCCACAGCGCGGTCGTGGTGACCGACCAGCCGGACGAAGTGACCGGGATCAACAGCCGCGCCGAACTGGCCCGGGCGGAAGCGCAGTGGCAAGGGGTGAAGCGGGAGGAGGCGATGGCCGCCGGCGCATCGCTGCGCGCGCCGGAAACGGTGTTCTTCAGCTACGACACGCAGATCGGCCGCGATGTCACGATCGAACCCAATGTCGTCTTCGGCCCCGGCGTCAGCGTGGCGGACGGGGCGACCATACGCGCCTTCAGCCATATCGAAGGGGCCAGCATCGGGCCGGGATGCGAAGTCGGCCCCTATGCCCGCCTGCGCCCCGGCGCGGTGATGGAAAAGGGCAGCAAGGTCGGCAACTTCGTCGAGATGAAGAAAGCCGTTCTGGGCGAAGGGGCCAAGGCCAACCACCTGACTTATCTCGGCGATGCCGAAGTGGGGGCCGGGGCCAATATCGGCGCGGGCACGATCACCTGCAATTACGACGGTTATTTCAAGCACAAGACCGTGATCGGCCCGCGCGCCTTCATCGGCAGCAACAGCGCGCTGATCGCTCCGGTGCGGATCGGCGCGGATGCCATCGTCGCCGCGGGCAGCGCGGTCAGCCGCGACGTCGACGACGGCGAGCTGCGCATGGTCCGGGCCGAACAACTGGTGAAACCCGGCTGGGCTGACCGTTTCCACGACACGATGAAGAAGAAAAAGGCGGGCGAGGACAAGTGA
- the atpD gene encoding F0F1 ATP synthase subunit beta yields the protein MATAPVLNQITNGTISQVIGAVVDVQFPGELPAILTALETKNGDNTLVLEVAQHLGENTVRTIAMDATEGLVRGQEVVSTGAQISVPVGPKTLGRIMNVVGEPIDERGPVGAEQTAPIHAEAPLFVDQSTEAAILVTGIKVIDLLAPYAKGGKIGLFGGAGVGKTVLIQELINNIAKGHGGVSVFAGVGERTREGNDLYHEFLDAGVIAKNDAGEAISEGSKVALVFGQMNEPPGARARVALSGLTMAEYFRDQEGQDVLFFVDNIFRFTQAGSEVSALLGRIPSAVGYQPTLSTDMGNLQERITSTTKGSITSVQAIYVPADDLTDPAPATSFAHLDATTTLNRAISELGIYPAVDPLDSTSRVLEPRVVGQEHYETARKVQETLQKYKSLQDIIAILGMDELSEEDKLTVARARKIQRFLSQPFHVAEVFTNIPGEFVQLEDTIKSFKAVVEGEYDHLPEAAFYMVGGIDQAVAKAKKLADEA from the coding sequence ATGGCCACCGCACCCGTACTCAACCAGATCACCAACGGCACGATCAGCCAGGTCATCGGCGCCGTCGTCGACGTGCAGTTCCCCGGTGAACTGCCGGCGATCCTGACCGCGCTCGAAACGAAGAACGGCGACAACACGCTGGTTCTCGAAGTCGCCCAGCACCTCGGCGAAAACACCGTGCGCACCATCGCGATGGATGCGACCGAAGGTCTCGTCCGCGGGCAGGAAGTCGTCAGCACCGGCGCGCAGATTTCGGTCCCCGTCGGCCCGAAGACGCTGGGCCGCATCATGAACGTCGTCGGCGAGCCGATCGACGAACGCGGCCCGGTCGGCGCGGAACAGACCGCCCCGATTCACGCGGAAGCCCCGCTGTTCGTCGACCAGTCGACCGAAGCGGCGATCCTCGTCACCGGCATCAAGGTCATCGATCTGCTCGCGCCTTATGCGAAGGGCGGCAAGATCGGCCTGTTCGGCGGCGCCGGCGTGGGCAAGACCGTGCTGATCCAAGAACTGATCAACAACATCGCGAAAGGTCACGGCGGCGTGTCCGTGTTCGCCGGCGTGGGCGAACGTACCCGCGAAGGTAACGACCTTTACCACGAATTCCTCGACGCCGGCGTCATCGCCAAGAACGATGCGGGCGAGGCGATCTCCGAAGGTTCCAAGGTGGCGCTGGTGTTCGGCCAGATGAACGAACCGCCGGGCGCGCGTGCCCGCGTCGCCCTGTCGGGCCTGACGATGGCGGAATATTTCCGCGACCAGGAAGGGCAGGACGTTCTGTTCTTCGTCGACAACATCTTCCGCTTCACCCAGGCGGGTTCGGAAGTGTCGGCGCTGCTCGGCCGTATTCCTTCGGCCGTGGGTTATCAGCCGACCCTGTCGACCGACATGGGTAACCTGCAGGAACGCATCACCTCGACCACCAAGGGTTCGATCACCTCGGTCCAGGCGATTTACGTCCCCGCGGACGACCTTACCGACCCTGCCCCCGCCACCTCGTTCGCGCACCTTGACGCGACGACCACGCTGAACCGCGCGATTTCGGAGCTGGGCATCTACCCGGCGGTCGACCCGCTCGATTCCACCAGCCGCGTGCTCGAACCGCGCGTCGTGGGGCAGGAGCACTACGAAACCGCTCGTAAGGTTCAGGAAACGCTGCAGAAGTACAAGAGCCTGCAGGACATCATCGCCATTCTCGGCATGGATGAACTGTCGGAAGAAGATAAGCTGACCGTCGCCCGCGCGCGCAAGATCCAGCGCTTCCTGTCGCAGCCGTTCCACGTGGCCGAGGTGTTCACCAACATCCCGGGCGAGTTCGTGCAGCTGGAAGACACGATCAAGTCGTTCAAGGCCGTCGTCGAAGGTGAATACGATCACCTGCCCGAAGCTGCCTTCTACATGGTCGGCGGCATCGACCAAGCGGTCGCCAAGGCGAAGAAGCTGGCCGACGAGGCGTAA
- the epsC gene encoding serine O-acetyltransferase EpsC — protein sequence MFDRLAAYLESIQARDPAPRSRWEVLLYPGVLAVGLHRLAHWLFQARLYFLARFVNHFSRWLTAIDIHPGARIGRNLFIDHGFTVIGETAEIGNDVTIYQCVTLGGTNPTNGKGGKRHPTVSDGVIIGSGAQIIGPITLGERARIGANAVVTDDVPDGATMIGLKARSTLVPAEEWLREFIPYGTPCDEPCEEIGGNGNGANASRRIAELENQMAALRAELDEMRAAGAAPVKRSGTDS from the coding sequence ATGTTCGACCGTCTCGCCGCCTATCTCGAATCGATCCAGGCACGCGATCCGGCGCCGCGTTCGCGCTGGGAAGTGCTGCTCTATCCCGGCGTTCTGGCGGTTGGGCTGCATCGCCTGGCGCACTGGCTGTTCCAGGCGCGGCTCTATTTCCTCGCCCGGTTCGTCAACCATTTCTCCCGCTGGCTGACCGCAATCGATATCCACCCTGGCGCGCGGATCGGACGCAACCTGTTCATCGATCATGGCTTCACCGTGATCGGGGAAACCGCGGAAATCGGCAACGACGTGACGATTTACCAGTGCGTGACGCTGGGCGGCACCAATCCCACCAACGGCAAGGGGGGCAAGCGCCACCCGACCGTGAGCGACGGGGTCATCATCGGGTCGGGCGCGCAGATCATCGGGCCGATCACCCTGGGCGAACGCGCGCGCATCGGCGCCAATGCGGTCGTTACCGATGACGTGCCCGATGGCGCGACGATGATCGGGCTCAAGGCTCGATCCACTCTCGTCCCCGCGGAAGAATGGCTGCGTGAATTCATCCCCTACGGCACCCCGTGCGATGAACCGTGCGAAGAAATTGGCGGCAACGGCAACGGCGCGAACGCCAGCCGCCGGATCGCGGAGCTCGAAAATCAGATGGCCGCGCTGCGTGCCGAGCTGGACGAAATGCGCGCCGCCGGTGCCGCACCGGTGAAGCGCAGCGGAACCGATAGCTGA
- a CDS encoding SAM-dependent methyltransferase encodes MIAAFAPFRMTLALAACLAALASCGPRVDIHYVPTPEPVVEAMLDMAEIEDGDVLYDLGSGDGRIPIAAARQFGVRAVGIEIDPRLIREARANAEAAGVAHLVEFREADLFATDFSDADVVTLYLGDTLNLRLRPQLLEQLDPGDRVVSHDFGMGDWPPDEKRIVSNRPVYKWTVPKTFIPGFGGVD; translated from the coding sequence ATGATTGCCGCCTTTGCCCCCTTCCGCATGACGCTGGCCCTCGCGGCATGTCTTGCCGCGCTCGCTTCGTGCGGTCCGCGCGTCGATATCCATTACGTACCGACGCCCGAGCCGGTGGTCGAAGCCATGCTGGACATGGCCGAGATCGAGGACGGCGACGTGCTCTACGATCTTGGTTCCGGCGACGGGCGCATACCGATCGCAGCCGCCCGCCAGTTCGGCGTGCGCGCGGTGGGGATCGAGATAGACCCGCGCCTGATCCGCGAAGCCCGCGCCAATGCCGAAGCTGCCGGCGTCGCGCACCTGGTCGAATTTCGCGAGGCCGACCTGTTCGCCACCGACTTTTCCGATGCCGACGTGGTCACGCTCTACCTCGGCGACACGCTGAACCTGCGCCTGCGCCCGCAATTGCTTGAACAGCTCGACCCCGGCGACCGGGTGGTCAGCCACGATTTCGGCATGGGCGACTGGCCGCCCGACGAAAAGCGCATCGTCTCCAACCGCCCGGTTTACAAATGGACCGTGCCGAAGACCTTCATCCCCGGCTTCGGCGGGGTCGATTGA
- a CDS encoding HAD-IA family hydrolase, which translates to MADFPFDIVGFDLDGTLLETHRDLGAAVNHALELGGFEVVPADSAKDLIGGGAKIMLRRAVDDQGGMPDDDFHDLYKKMLAFYGANSAVHTRPYPGAIAVLDDLAARGVRLGVVTNKFEGFARDILGALGLVDRFDCVIGGDSLGRDAQGRHRAKPAPDPIHEARKCCGGGSMVYIGDSSYDIRAARAAGVPVVAACYGYCDLPRGDMGADAAIDSFAELIPALQKL; encoded by the coding sequence ATGGCGGATTTCCCTTTCGACATTGTCGGCTTCGATCTCGACGGCACATTGCTGGAAACGCACCGCGATCTGGGCGCGGCGGTCAACCATGCGCTGGAACTGGGCGGGTTCGAAGTCGTCCCGGCGGACAGCGCGAAGGACCTGATCGGCGGCGGGGCCAAGATCATGCTGCGCCGCGCGGTGGACGATCAGGGCGGGATGCCCGACGACGATTTCCATGATCTCTACAAGAAGATGCTGGCCTTCTACGGTGCCAACAGCGCGGTCCATACGCGCCCCTATCCCGGCGCGATCGCGGTGCTGGACGATCTCGCCGCGCGCGGGGTGCGGCTGGGCGTGGTGACCAACAAGTTCGAAGGGTTTGCGCGCGATATCCTGGGCGCGCTGGGGCTGGTCGACCGGTTCGACTGCGTGATCGGCGGAGACAGCCTGGGCCGCGACGCGCAGGGCAGGCATCGCGCCAAGCCCGCACCCGACCCGATTCACGAGGCACGCAAATGCTGCGGCGGCGGGAGCATGGTCTATATCGGCGACAGTTCCTACGACATCCGCGCCGCCCGTGCGGCGGGGGTGCCGGTGGTCGCGGCCTGTTACGGCTATTGCGATCTGCCGCGCGGGGACATGGGCGCCGATGCGGCGATCGATTCGTTTGCGGAATTGATCCCGGCGCTGCAAAAACTCTGA
- a CDS encoding HNH endonuclease: MPGDDESATCWLCRRPIGDSIEWHHPVPRAKKGRATVPIHPICHRTIHAHFTNSQLARIGDDRDHLAQEPAVARFLEWIADKPPDFHAPTRGGPARGGRAR; the protein is encoded by the coding sequence ATGCCGGGGGATGACGAGAGCGCGACCTGCTGGCTTTGCCGCCGCCCGATCGGCGATAGTATCGAGTGGCACCATCCCGTGCCCCGGGCGAAGAAGGGGCGCGCAACCGTGCCCATCCACCCGATCTGCCACCGCACGATCCACGCCCATTTCACCAATTCCCAACTCGCCCGCATCGGCGACGACCGCGACCACCTGGCGCAGGAGCCGGCCGTGGCCCGGTTCCTCGAATGGATTGCGGACAAGCCGCCCGATTTCCACGCCCCGACACGCGGCGGCCCCGCCCGTGGCGGGCGGGCGCGCTAG
- a CDS encoding SDR family NAD(P)-dependent oxidoreductase, translating into MSIDFKDKVAIVTGAGGGLGREYALELARRGAKVVVNDLGGSRDGTGSSDAAAQVVEEIEKAGGTAMANGGSVTEYDQMEKMVADAKQKWGGVHVLINNAGVLRDKTFAKMEPADFEFVVKVHLTGSANATKACWETFRDQAYGRVLMTASSTGLFGNFGQANYGAAKLGLAGLTKTLQLEGAKYNIKVNTLSPVAGTRMTEDLFPEEAFKLFDPVNVVPAALFLVSEDAPTNAIVGAGAGGFHSAWVVMNDAVWLKDEDRTVEGFAANWDKISGMNNLQAPQSGAEQSGAILKAMQGVLGADAGPSSARG; encoded by the coding sequence ATGAGCATCGATTTCAAGGACAAGGTTGCCATCGTCACCGGTGCCGGCGGCGGGCTGGGCCGCGAATATGCGCTGGAGCTGGCGCGGCGCGGGGCGAAAGTCGTGGTCAACGACCTGGGCGGTTCGCGCGATGGCACCGGATCTTCCGACGCAGCGGCGCAAGTGGTCGAGGAAATCGAAAAGGCCGGCGGCACTGCGATGGCCAACGGCGGATCGGTCACCGAATACGACCAGATGGAAAAGATGGTCGCCGATGCGAAGCAGAAGTGGGGCGGCGTCCACGTCCTGATCAACAACGCGGGCGTTCTGCGCGACAAGACGTTCGCCAAGATGGAGCCGGCGGATTTCGAGTTCGTGGTGAAAGTTCATCTGACCGGCTCGGCCAATGCGACCAAGGCCTGCTGGGAAACTTTCCGCGACCAGGCTTATGGCCGCGTGCTGATGACCGCATCGTCCACCGGGCTGTTCGGCAACTTCGGCCAGGCCAACTACGGCGCGGCCAAGCTCGGCCTCGCCGGGCTGACCAAGACGCTCCAGCTCGAAGGCGCGAAGTACAATATCAAGGTCAATACGCTCAGCCCGGTGGCGGGCACGCGCATGACCGAAGATCTCTTCCCCGAAGAAGCGTTCAAGCTGTTCGATCCGGTCAATGTGGTCCCGGCCGCGCTGTTCCTGGTCAGCGAAGATGCGCCGACCAATGCCATCGTCGGCGCGGGCGCCGGCGGGTTCCATTCCGCCTGGGTGGTGATGAACGACGCGGTCTGGCTGAAGGACGAAGATCGCACGGTCGAAGGCTTCGCCGCCAACTGGGACAAGATTTCGGGCATGAACAACCTACAGGCCCCGCAGTCCGGCGCCGAACAGTCGGGCGCGATCCTAAAGGCCATGCAGGGCGTGCTGGGCGCCGACGCCGGCCCCTCTTCCGCTCGCGGTTAA
- the atpA gene encoding F0F1 ATP synthase subunit alpha — protein MEIRAAEISKVIKDQIANFGTEAEVSEVGSVLSVGDGIARIHGLDKVQAGEMVEFANGVQGMALNLEADNVGVVIFGSDAEIKEGDSVKRTETIVDVPVGRGLLGRVVDALGNPIDGKGPIETTERRRVEVKAPGIIPRESVSEPVQTGLKAIDALVPVGRGQRELIIGDRQTGKSAVAIDTFINQKEANAGDDESKKLYCIYVAVGQKRSTVAQIVRQLEENGAMEYSIVVAATASEPAPLQYLAPYTGCAMGEFFRDNGMHAVIVYDDLSKQAVAYRQMSLLLRRPPGREAYPGDVFYLHSRLLERAAKMSKANGGGSLTALPIIETQAGDVSAYIPTNVISITDGQIFLETGLFYQGVRPAINVGLSVSRVGGAAQTKAMKKVSGSIKLELAQYREMAAFAQFGSDLDAATQKLLNRGARLTELLKQAQFSPMPFEEQTVSIFAGTNGYLDAIPTDRVTEYEAAMLSFMRSEHADVLKDIRESGKFEGDVKDRTVAALDTFAKQFA, from the coding sequence ATGGAAATCCGCGCCGCAGAAATCTCCAAGGTCATCAAGGACCAGATCGCCAACTTCGGCACAGAGGCCGAAGTCAGCGAAGTCGGCTCCGTCCTTTCGGTCGGTGACGGCATCGCCCGCATCCACGGCCTCGACAAGGTTCAGGCCGGCGAGATGGTCGAATTCGCCAATGGCGTGCAGGGCATGGCGCTCAACCTCGAAGCCGACAACGTCGGTGTCGTGATCTTCGGCTCCGATGCCGAGATCAAGGAAGGCGACAGCGTCAAGCGGACCGAAACAATCGTGGACGTTCCCGTCGGCCGCGGCCTGCTGGGCCGCGTGGTCGACGCGCTGGGCAACCCGATCGACGGCAAGGGCCCGATCGAAACGACCGAGCGTCGCCGGGTCGAGGTGAAGGCGCCGGGCATCATCCCGCGTGAATCGGTTTCCGAACCGGTGCAGACCGGCCTCAAGGCGATCGACGCCCTCGTGCCCGTCGGCCGCGGCCAGCGCGAGCTGATCATCGGCGACCGCCAGACCGGCAAGTCCGCCGTCGCGATCGACACCTTCATCAACCAGAAGGAAGCCAACGCGGGCGACGATGAGAGCAAGAAGCTCTACTGCATCTATGTCGCCGTGGGGCAGAAGCGTTCGACCGTGGCGCAGATCGTCCGCCAGCTCGAAGAAAACGGCGCGATGGAATATTCGATCGTCGTCGCCGCGACCGCTTCGGAACCGGCGCCGCTGCAGTACCTCGCGCCCTACACCGGCTGCGCGATGGGTGAATTCTTCCGCGACAACGGCATGCACGCCGTGATCGTTTACGACGATCTTTCCAAGCAGGCGGTCGCCTATCGCCAGATGTCGCTCCTGCTGCGCCGCCCGCCGGGCCGCGAAGCCTATCCGGGTGACGTGTTTTACCTCCACAGCCGCCTGCTCGAGCGTGCGGCCAAGATGAGCAAGGCGAACGGCGGCGGATCGCTGACGGCCCTCCCGATCATCGAAACCCAGGCGGGTGACGTCTCGGCCTATATCCCGACCAACGTGATTTCGATCACCGACGGGCAGATCTTCCTCGAAACCGGCCTGTTCTACCAGGGCGTTCGCCCGGCCATCAACGTGGGCCTGTCGGTCAGCCGCGTTGGCGGTGCCGCGCAGACCAAGGCGATGAAGAAAGTGTCCGGCTCGATCAAGCTGGAGCTGGCGCAGTACCGCGAAATGGCGGCCTTCGCGCAGTTCGGTTCGGATCTCGACGCCGCGACGCAGAAGCTGCTCAATCGCGGTGCTCGGCTGACGGAACTGCTCAAGCAGGCGCAGTTTTCGCCCATGCCGTTCGAAGAACAGACCGTGTCGATCTTTGCCGGCACCAACGGCTATCTCGACGCGATCCCGACCGACCGGGTGACTGAATACGAAGCGGCAATGCTCAGCTTCATGCGCAGCGAACACGCCGACGTGCTCAAGGACATTCGCGAAAGCGGCAAGTTCGAAGGCGACGTGAAGGACCGCACGGTCGCCGCGCTCGACACGTTCGCCAAGCAGTTCGCCTGA